DNA from Pirellulaceae bacterium:
AACTGTAGAGCGTCACCGGTCAGATGCGCCTTTGAAACCTGGGCCGCCAGCCGCGATGCCAGTTCGATAATCAATTTCAGCGTGACCTTCGAGGGAATCTTGCTAGGCCACGCCCAGGCATTGCCCATCGTCATTTCGCCGATGCCCAACACCCCTTTGCCCTTGCCTCCGACAGTAACTGTCACTTCAGAGCGCAGCACGGACACATCATTGACGACTCGCCCGCCAAACTTCATCGGTTGGCGGTAATCGAACTGAATGGTCTTATTCTCGACACTCTTGATCGTTAGATCGGTAGACGATGGCATTCTTCACCGCTTCTTACAAGCACAACGAACTCTTCCAAACCCGGCCTGCCCGGTCGTTTCTGCGGTGCAGTGCTAGCGTCACGCACTTTAGTCTTCCCGCCCCGCCACAGCCAGCGCGGGAACCTACCGGCCAGCTTTCAACTGGCTTGGCTCAAAACGCACTAGATTAACAAATTCCCCAAGAATTTAAACCCTCAACCACCAATTCCAGGACTCCCCACCAACCTCGTCCGGAGCCGTCGGGCACCTCTGGCTGCCATCCTTGGAAGCCTATTCCACAACTGCCTAGCTTAACATGTCTGCCGCAGCAACTGAAAAGTTGCCAAGACGACGACTTATGCATAAGATGGAGTTATGTTTCCGAAAAACCTACCTGGGAAAGTGCATCGCTTCGTTGCCTGGGTCGTATGCCTGAGCGCGTGCGTGCCAACGCAACTTCTGGGCAACTGCTGCTGTGCCAGCCAGCCTCTGCGCTCTGGTCTGGCTGATAGTCGGCGCTGCGTACAACAGACCAGCGTTGAACAGACTTCTGGGAACGCCTTCTGCTGTTGCTGTCGTCCCTCGTTAGCAGCCAACGCAGCGACGCGCGGCGAGTCGGCTGGTGATTGCTGCACTTCAGCCGAGGGCCGGCCCAGTGATTCTCCTCGCGGCTGCGAGAATTGCGCGTCGCGAGTGCTCGTGGCCGAGTCCAGGCCTCTAACGCAGGTCAGCCAACCGCTCGTCTTGGACTCGTACTATTCCAACCAATATCGATCCTCTGTACCTGCTGACGTAAAGCGAGGCACGTTGGAAGCCTCCGAAGGTCCGTCATTTCTAACGGTTCACCGGCGGTTGGCGTGGTTGAGCGTTTGGACGATTTGATCCTCTCAATGAATTTCGTTAAATACCTGTGATTGCAAGCACGTTGCTTGCAACCGCGAGATTGTCCATTCATTGAGAAAGATAGAAAATGAGTATCAAACCTTCGATTAACGTGTTGGCCGTCACCCTCCTAGTGGTCGGGACATTCGCCTTCAGTTCGCTGGCGAGCAGCCTGGCTGAGCGGATTTCGCAACCCGCCTGTGCGTCAAGCAACTGCGCAACAGCCGCCCAAGCCTGCTGCGATTGTTGCAACCAATGTACGCCTGATTGCGACGAGTGCGATTGTCATGGCAATTCGTGCGACGCGGAGTGCTGCCAAGCTGCCTGCTGCGCGAGCAACGCTGGAGCATCGTGCAATCAGTCCACAAGCGCTGCACGCGGTACCGCAAACTGCGTTTGTCCAGTGTGTGAGTGCGCAGAATGTGCTGACTGCGATTGTCAATGTTGCGACTGCGCGTTGTGTAGTTGCATTTTGTAAGTGCATGGACCAGCGCACCGGGCACATTTTCGGCGCGGGCTACGCCAACTGGCAAACGGCCATGATCATCTTGGTACAGCTTGTTTAGCCGAAGATGTGACGACTTTACAAACTAGCGTCAATCGCGGGGTGGTAACCTCAGGTGTTACCACCCCGCGTGTATTGAATTTGCCTCAACTTTCATCTTGATCAAATTTGGGCATGCGCTGCAAGTTGTATCCTACTTGCCAGACATCCAACTTCGGCTCTGCTATAATTCTGCTAGCCAATAGGCCAGCCGCTGCTGATGGTCCGCTCGGTCGGTCTCGACGGGCACCCCAAATATCCGGCCGCAGCTTTACTAGCACTCTCGACAACTTGGCGCGAAGATGTTCGGAAAAGATGCCCGGCGATTTCGTTTGGCCAACATGTCAGTTATCGTTGCAGCGGTGCTGGCCTGGCCGATCATGCTCACGCAGGCGAGAAGTGACGAGCCGCCGCCGCTGATCGTAGCCGAGCAGTCTTGCGAATACGCGGTGAATCCAATCGGCATCGATACTCCGCAACCACGGTTTGGATGGGTGCTGCAGTCCAACCGTCGCGGCACAATCCAACAGGCTTATCGGATACTGGTGGCCCATTCACCACACGAACTGGCCTCCGATCGCGGTAGCTTGTGGGACAGTGGTCGGGTGATATCCGGTGACTCGGTGAACATCCGATATCAAGGCCCAGAGCTTTTCAGCCGGCAACAATGCTGGTGGAAAGTCCGTGTCTGGGACGACCAAGGCCACGCTGGCCCGTGGAGCGAGTCGGCCACCTTTGAAATGGGTCTTCTGCAAGCCACCGACTGGCACGGCCAGTGGATCGGGCTGGGTGGCGAAAACACTTCGGCAGCCTCGCCATTGCTGCGCCGGAAGTTTCTTGTCGGCGGTCCAGTCAAACGAGCACGCTTGTACGCAGCTGGGATAGGTTGGTCTGAATACTATCTCAACGGCCAGCGAATCGGCAACAACGTACTCGATCCTGGAGCGACCGATTTTGACAAGCGGATACTTTACGTGAGCCACGATGTTACTCAACAGATTCAGCCCGGTCACAATATCATCGGCGTCATGATTGGTAACGGCTGGTATAGCGAACCGCCGGGTCCAAACTATGGCGACTCGCCCAGACTGCTGCTGGAGTTGGTGGTCGAATTAGCTGATGGTACCATGCAGCGCGTCGTCAGCGACGACGACTGGATGTCGTCCACGGGGCCGATATTGCAGAATGATTTTTTTCACGGCGAAATCTACGATGCTCGACTTGAAAAGACAGGATGGCTCTCAGTCGACTACGATGATTCTGCCTGGATTGCAGCGGAGGAGCGAGCACCGCCCGGCGGACGCTTGGAATCGCAAATGCTCGAGCCGATCCAAGTCACCCGTGTTTTACAGCCCGTCAAGCTGACCAATCCCAAACCAGGAGTTTATGTTTACGACTTCGGCCAACTATTTGGTGGTTGGGCGCGACTGCGCGTCAAGGGACCGGCGGGTACAAGAATTGCCTTGCGGTATGCCGAACGACTTTTTCCTGAAGGTGATCTGACAGCCCTTCAGGAAAGTATCCAGCGCGACGCGGATGCGAAATACGCCACCCGCGTTACGCCGGAATCCGGGCTGGTGGACAAACGCCATCATCGCGGGATGGATGGCGCTACGGACTACTACATCCTCAAGGGCGATTTGGCAGGCGAGTGTTACGAACCCCGATTTACCTTGCATCCGGTGCGGTATGTTCAAATCGAAGGCTTCCCGGGCGAACTCACGCTTGAGAATCTTGAAGGCTGCGTGGTTCATAACGCGATCGACATGAGCGGCGACTTCCGGTGTTCCAATCCGCTATTGAATCAAATCCACCGCAATTGCCTGTGGACATACACCAACGGCATGTACAGTATCACCTTGGACTGTCTGTATCGTGAGCATTGGGGCTGGCTTGAGCCTGCCAGTACTCCGTCGATGCTGTTTGCGCGTAGACACACGCCTCGCTACTGGGAGAAGTTTCTGCGTGATGTTCAGTGCGCCCAGCATGCCGACGGCGTAATTCCCGATGTCATTCCGGCTTACCCGCTCAAGGGTCGCAAAACAGGTGACCCGGCCTGGGCCGGTAATTATCCGCTGGTCGTGTGGTATGTTTATCAAACCTACGGCGATCCCGGCCTGTTGGCCGAGCACTATCCCAATATGAAACGCTGGCTGGGATACCTGTCGAGCATTGCCAATGGACACCATCGCATTGAAACAGGTGGCTATTACGGCGATCACATGCTGCCGGGCGACGCGCCGGGCAAAGAACAGTTTATCTCGCCTGAGACACCACCGGCCCTGCTGTGGACTGGATTCTATTACAACAACGCGTGGATCTTGTCGCAAGCCGCCAGCATCCTCGCAATGGAGGATGATGCTGCTAAGTTTGGTCGCTTGGCCGATTCGATCCGCTCGGCTTTAAACGAGAAATGGTTTGACGAGGCCGCAGGACGCTATGCCCTGGGCACACAAACGGCCAACATTTTCCCGTTGGCACTGGGAGTTGTACCGGCAGCTAACCGTCATCGCGTTTTGGAGCATCTGATCGACGATATTGAAAACAAACGCAATGGCCATTTTCACGCAGGCAACGTGGGCATCACATGCCTGGTAGATTCTCTGTCGCGGCTAGGGGCGAGTGAACTACTTTACCGCGTCGTCAACTCAACTGACTATCCCGGTTGGGGATATATGGTACGCCAGGGTGCGACGACGATATGGGAGTCGTGGGGTGATGCGCAGGAAGGCTTTGTTGGATACAACACCAGCGAAGCGAGCATGGAAATGTTTGGTTCTATCAATGAATTTTTCTACAATGACTTGGCTGGCATCCAGGGACCGGATTACTATGGCAACCGCTCGATGCCTATGTGGTACCGCGAAATCGAATTTCGCCCACAAGTGGTAGGAGATCTGACAGGTGCTGCCGCCCAGGTTCGATCAGTATTGGGGCTGGTCGGCATTCAATGGCAACGTGCCCCCGACCAGCTCGCTGTGAATGTCGTGATTCCTGTCAACGCCCGGGCAAACGTCAGCATACCAAAGCTCACATTCCGCCAGCTCGTGGTAAAAGAAGGTGACCATGAAGTGTGGCGAGGCGGCAAATACCTCCATGGAACACTCGGTGTTTCCGGAGCAACAGAAGACGCCGACTGTATCAATTTTCAGGTCGGATCAGGCGAGTATCGTTTCACCATCTTGAGCGCTGAATAAAATCAAGGCGGGCACGCAGCTGTGGAACACCAGCACTCCTCCGACCGCTTCTCGCGACGATTAGCCAAATTGCGGACTGCCAAAGAGGAATATACGCAGTCGGTGCTGAGCGAACTCCGCCACGATCCTTTCACCCCACTAGAGCAGACCTCGAATTGATGTAGCGTCGGATGTAGCGGATTTGCTTTAATACATTTTGCCCAAGGAGGTGGCCAAATGCGTGCTTATTCGATGGATTTGAGAATTCGTGTACTCAAGGCCTGTGATTCAGGGTTGGGAACGACGGAAGTTGCCGAATTGTTTGACGTGTCGACCGCTTGGATTCGAAGGCTCAAGCAACGCCGTCGTGAAACAGGTCAAATCGGTGCTCGTGAGCAAAGACACGGCCCGCTTCCCAAACTACACGGACACGAAGAGGAGCTCGTGAGAATTGTCGAGGAACAGCCGGATCGAACGGCCAAGGAAATCGCGGCATTACTTCCGCTTTGCATCTCGCATCAAACCGTCGACCGCTTTGTTCGTCGTTTGAACTATCGATTTAAAAAAAGACATTGACGGCGGCCGAGCAGCAGCGGCCTGATGTAGCAGAGAAGCGGCTGCGATGGCGTCGTTCGGTGCCACACCTGGACGCAAGGCGATTTGTCTTTCTGGATGAGACTTGGGCAAAAACAAATATGTCACGCTTGCGAGGTAGAGCCCTCCCGGGCAAGCGAATCATCGAAATGATCCCCCACGGCCATTGGAAAACCACGACTGTATTGATGGGACTACGATCCGAAGGAATCGTATCTCCATTGGTCATTGATGGGCCGGTGAACGGTTCGGTCTTTCTAGCTTGGATAAAACAGCAGTTCTGCAAAGAGCTTCGCTATAAAGACATTGTCGTCATGGACAATCTCTCGGCGCACAAAGTCGCCGGAGTCGTCGAAGCCATCGAGTCGGTTGGCGCCGAGGTTCGCTACCTTCCCCCATACTCGCCCGACCTGAACCCGATCGAAAATCTCTACAGTAAACTAAAGTGGCTGATTCGAAGCGAGGCGACCCGGACCGTCCAAGCCCTCTGGAACGCAGTTGGCAAACTGGTCGACCGATTCCATCCGAAGGAATGCCTCAACTACATTATCCATGCCGGATATCGCCTGAAGAATACAGCCGCTACAACTACTTGAGGTCTGCTCTAGGGCGAGGGTGCAGCCGACCCAGCCCCGATTGAGTAAGACAACGAGATGCGTTGAATTGAGGAGTGAATTGTCGATTGCGCAACATCCTGTGGGTCGAATCGCTTGGCGGGTTCGGTTTGCTGGACGTGGTTGAACAGTCGCAAGACTTTTACCAGTCAAGCTTACAAGGGTCACAACCGGTAAAAGTGGTAATGATTACTTAATCGAATTGTTGATCATCGACGATCTTAGCTGGCCAAAGCCAACCCTTGCCGAAATAGATGCTAGAGATATCCGGACCGTTTTTTCAGAAATGGAATGGAATCGGCTGCTATGAATAGCCAGCGGCTTCATGAATCAAGCCCCATCGCTCAGACAGCAGGCTTGCCATCTAGAGCTAAATCCTTATTGCGCTGGCCGGGTCGCCACTTGGCCCTGGCGGCACTAACAATGATCATCGGTGGAGTGATTTTCTATGCCACCATGCGTGTGTTGGTGGCCGATGTACGGCATATCAATCAGCGGCTGGTACAAGATCAACAGATTCTCATTGAACATCGCGCGTTGGAGCAACTGCGCGAAGAGACGCGTCTGGCGGACCAGGCGACGCTTGATGTCACAGCAAAGTGGACAAAGATTATCCAGGACGCCGAAGCTCAAGCGCTCTCAAAGGCTACCCATGAGCCGGCGATAAGTTATACCAATTTAACTCAATTGGAACCGTCCACGCCAGCCCATCAACTGCATGGACCCTTGCGCCACCATCGGCTGCCGGAGGCTGCTCAAGATGACTGGTGCCGAAATGCCTTGGATACCTACGTCCTCGATCAGCTGCAGAAGCAGGGAATGGCACCGCCGAAACCTGCCGACTCACGGACGTTAGTTCGCCGATTGTGGTTGAGTCTGACCGGGTTACCACCTGCGTGGTCAGATATGGAAAAATGGATGCAGCGCGCTGAAAATGATTGGGAGCAATTGGTAGACGAGTTGTTAGAACGTCCAGAATTTGGTGAGCATCTTTCGACACCCTGGTTGGATGTCGTTCGGTATGCCGATAGCAACGGATACGAAGAGGACGAATTGCGGCCGCATGCTTTCCCGTACCGAGATTTCGTTATTTGGGCCTTGCAAGCGGATTTTCCTTACGATGAGTTTGTGCGCTGGCAAATTGCCGGTGATGAAATCTGTCCTGACAATCCCCTAGCAACAGCGGCGACCGGATTTCTGACCGCCTCACCGTTGAATACGTTCATTCCGCAACTGTCGGAACGATACGATGAGTTAGATAACATCATTTCCACCATAGGCCAGTCGATGCTGGGTACGACGATCGCATGTGCTCGATGTCACGACCATTTTTATGACCCGATCCTCAGTCAAGAGTACTATGGGCTGGCAGCCATTTTTCAATCGACGAAGCGCACAGAGACTTATCTCCAGCCTGACCGAGGGGCCGAATACTGGCAGCAGGCTGGCTGGTCGCATCAATATCGTGATGAGATGACGGCCATGCTCTTGCAGCGAGTCCGAGATGACCGCATTGAAGACAACAACGACTTCACCTCGGATGAAAAGGATCTACTGCGCCAGCCGATTGATCCTGAGAACGCTCGTCAAGTCGAACTGCTGTCACGCTGTGGGCGTTGCTTGTTGGTCGACGAGACATTTCTAAAAGATGGTTTAAAACCGCTACCTCAACACAAGCCGCGATATGACTTTTTACAGCAGGAACTGGATCGCAAGCGATCTATGCTACCGCCGGAACCCCCCAAAGCCCTGGCAATTACCGGAAGTCAAGTGCAGCAGGTGCCAGTGCTGACTGGTGGCTCTATCAATTTACTTGGCGAAAGCGTTGGTCCACGCTTTATCGACTGTCTAACTCAAGTCAAAGTCAACTGGGCTGACGGCGGTTGGACGTTGTGGGACACCGCGGCTGAGCCTCGCCCCAGAACCGCTTTAGCCCGATGGATGACGGACATTCGGTTTGGGGCAGGGGCCCTACTGGCGCGTGTCGCCGTGAATCGTATCTGGCAACACCACTTTGGGGTTGGGCTGGTCCGCACGCCTGCCGATTTTGGTGCGGAGGGTGCTCCGCCCAGTAGCGCCGCCTTATTGGATTGGTTGGCAGAGCAACTGGTTGTTAGTGGTTGGCGTCAGAAGCATGTTCATCGCTTGATTGTTAACAGCAGCACATGGCGACAAGCGCTGGTGAGTTCCGATAGTCCGTACTACTCCGAACAGTTCGATTCGCTGTTGCGCCGCGTTCCCCAGCGTCTGTCCGGTGAAATGTTCCGGGATGCGATATTGGACCTGGCCGGACGGTTGAACCGACGTCGCTATGGACCAGCCTTTCAGCCGGCAATTCCTTACGAAGCGATTATGTATCGCGAAGAGGAAGACATTGACGCCACTTGGCCCACTCAGGTCCTTGAGCGCCCAGACGTCTGGAGACGTAGCGTTTACATTCTCAGACGACGCAGCAATCCAGTCCCCATGCTGCAACTGTTTGACACGCCTGAGCGCAGCCAACCATGTGCCCATCGCCAAGCAACAACCGTGCCTACGCAAGCGTTGCTGTTGTGGAACGACCCTTGGATTCGTGACCAAGCCCAGCACATAGCAGCCCAGATCGAGTCCAGCGGAAGCGCGACCAGTTTAGAGCCACGGTCTGATCCGATCTCCCAACTCTTCCGTCTTGTATACCAACGGATGCCGCGTCCAGATGAACTGAGGCAGGCCCACGAGTTTCTTGAAACTGGCGCGCTCCAGGACCTGGTCCATGTTTTACTGATGAGCAACGAGTTTTGGTACTTCGACTAGCGTCGATAAGTGACTGGATGGCGGAGTAGTCCATGCTGCAAGACGATCAAGTTAGACGCCGCGAATGGCTTCAACGACAAGGGGCAGGCCTGGGGAGTTTGGCCTTATCGACTTTATTGTCCAAAGAGGTGCAAGCCACAGGCAGTTTGTCGGGAAAGACACAGCATCATCCGGCTCGAGCCACATCGGTTATCTGGCTGTTTATGAACGGAGGCCCGTCGGGTATTGATCTACTGGATCACAAACCGGCCTTGGAACGTTACGCGGGTCAGCCATTTCCGGGTGAGCTGAAAACGTTGTTCCCCTATCCTGGTCCGATCATGCCTTCGCCATTTAAGTTTCGGAGGTATGGAGAATGCGGTGCCGCCGTCAGCCAAGTTCTGCCGCATCTAGCGCATCAGGTCGACAAATTGACGTTTTTGCAAGCCTGTGTTTCTGAAGAGCAAAATCATGTACCTGCCTGCTACATGATGAACACTGGAAGTCGTCAGATGGGCTCACCAGCGCTGGGCAGTTGGGCCAGCTATGGACTGGGGCGTGAATCCAACGATCTACCAGATTTTGTCGTCATGTACGACCATCGCAGTTCACCAGAAGGCGGTGCCAGCCTTTGGGGCTCAGGCTTCCTTCCAGGTCAGTACCAAGGAGTCACCTTGCGGCCTAAAAAGTCACCAATTCTGTATATTGATCGTCCAGGAGACCTTAGCCAATCGACTCAACACGCTCAGCAGAGACTCCTGAAAAGCCTCAATCGACAACACGCTCAGCAACATCCGTTCTCCAGTGAACTGGAAGCAAGAATTCGTTCCTTTGAGACGGCCTATCAGATGCAAGCCAGCGTGCCCAATCTGGTTGATCTGTCCAGTGAAACTCAGGCGACGTACGAACTGTATGGACTTAACGACCCAACGACCCGGCATTTTGGAAGTCAATGCCTGCTAGCCCGGCGAATGGTTGAACAGAACGTACCATTTATACAAATCTACCACGGTGGCTACGAAAACAATTGGGATCAACATGGTGGCTTGGCAGAGGGGCATGCCAAAAACTGTATGGAGACCGACCGACCCATGGCTGGTTTGTTGCTGGATCTCGAACAACGTGGGCTACTGGATTCAACGTTAGTAATCTGGGGTGGCGAATTTGGTCGCGGGCCTACGGCCCAAGACCGAGATGGTCGTGACCATAACCCCTACGGATTTACGATGTGGCTGGCAGGTGGAGGTGTCAAGCGAGGCTTTACCCTGGGGGCGACCGATGAGTTTGGCTATTTGCCAGTCGAGCATCCCGTTAGCATGCATGATCTACACGCTACCGTTCTGCATCTCATGGGCCTGGACGAATCTCGCTTGACTTTCCGCAGTGCAGGTCGCGACCAGTCTGCAACCAACGGTTTGGGCCACGTCTTGCATCCTATCCTGGCGTGAACAGTTGGCGGAAAAGTTCCCAGGCCAAATTCGACTGGATCGGAATAATCGATACAAACCAGCCAATTGCCGAAGATGTCTGAACCTAAAGCATCAATTCGATCAAGCCTCAACCCCGTTTTCGATTTTATGGACCTACAGTCCTCTGCGGGCTGTCGGGCAGCCGACTGGCCGAACAAGCCAGTTGAAGTGGCTTGCAATCTGCGTTTAGCCAGAGGTCAGTTGGCGCAGACCAATCGGCAATCATAGTTCTTGTGTAAGGTAATGAAAGCGATGTTCCATTCAAATGCTTTTGCGAGCCGACGCGGTGCAGCGGTGGTTGAAATGGCGTGTGTGCTACCCGTGTTTGTGCTGATTGTCATGGGTAGTATCGAAGTCGGTCGAGGAGTCATGGTGCGGCACGTACTCGAAGAGGCGGCTCGGGCCGGTTGCCGAGTAGCCATTATGGAGGGCGCGACACCTGGAGATGTTACGAGTATCGTCCAAAAAGCCATGACTAAGGCCAATCTGTCCGACTATTCCGTGGAGCTGAACCCGCCAGATTTAAGCAGTCTTGGTCCGTTTGAACCAGTAACTGTGCAGGTATCCATTCCTTACAGTAAGGCGTCCTGGTTTCAGCCAAGATTCATGGCCCAAGCTTCGTTAAGCGGAATTTGCGTTCTGCCAGCTGAAGTGGAAGGAGATAAACTTCCAGACCCAGTCTCCGGCAAAAAGAACAAGAAGAACAAGAAGAACAAGAAGTAGCTACGGGGATTGGTAACTATTGCAATGTCAGTGCGGAACGGTTGCCCCCGAGTGTACTTTACCTCCAATGTCCAGGCATCTGAACAGATGAGGACAACCCGCCGCATACTTGTGATGAAAGTTTGATTCGCGGCGCGCCTCAATAACAAAACCGTTCACAAGGAATCAATCATGACACCAAAAGACAAACGTAATGCACAGGCACGACGTGGTCTTGATTGGCGTCGAGGTTCCATATTGGCACTCACCCCCGTGATGATCGTGGTGCTGTTAAGTGTGGGGTTATTCGTGGTGGATCTGGGGTATTTGTATGCAACCAAAAGCAGTTTACAGAATGCTGCTGACTCCGCTAGTTTCACCGGTGCGCTTCGTCTGCGGGTAGCCTTGGGTGAGGTCGAGGAACCGACTGCAGGCGAGAAAAAAATGAAAAAGAAAGACAAGAAAGCCAAGAAAAAAAGTGAAGAGCCTCAAGAATTTGATGCCTCTTTCATACCCCACCTCCAGGCACTGGCCATTGAATTTGCCGAGCGGAATCATCAGGCTGCTACTGGAATACTGGATCAAACCGAAATCAACATAGGCTTTTGGAACTTTTCTACGCGTAGTTTTGAGGCTGTTCCACCAGACCAAGCCAATGCGGTACGAGTAACTGTTCGTCGTGGCGGTGACCAATCTCAAAAGTTAACTTTGCTATTGGCTCGACTCTTCGGCATGATGTCCACTGATTTGGAAGCCAACTCTATCACGGCTTTCAACACACTAGTCGATGGTAGTGGCGATGAGCATCTCACGATGCCCTATCTGGTGAAATAAAGCATGATCTGGTGAGCCGGCGGGGTCAGCGAAATATTCGTGTGCTACTCGGCCAGCACACCGACGACCAGGAGCATTAAGTGCTGTTTTGGCGTCTGCCATGCGCGACCTTGTCATTTCCTGCTTGAACTCGGCCCACCTGGCCATGCGATTGATAAGCAGCCGACCATTTGCATCGCCACTAATCTTTAGATCTCCATTCAGGTTCGTCACAGAATGTAAGCTAAAGTATTGCGTGAGATTCAAAGCACTATCCACCATCTAGCGTCATCATTCCATGTGTTTGCAACGTGAATTGACATCCGCTTACTAATCGCTCGTCTAGCCGGAACGCCTAACAAGATATCGGGCGGTCAACTTAGATCAGAAGCCCGTTATGGCCCGATAGGCACAAGCAACAACTTCCGCCATGCGCTCGAAATCCAGCGTGTCAATATCGTCGCTCATCTGGTGATAGTTTGGATTTCGAATAAACGACGTGTCGTTGATCATCAGCGCCGGGATGTCGAATTCCCAGTAGCTTCTCTGATCGGACATGCCGGCCAGACTTTCGATCATTGGCAGATCAATCATCTGGATATCTATACCGGCGTCGGTCTTCATGAGTTGATAGACCATTTGGTTAAAGTCATGATAGGCCCGTTTGCCGACCACCGCGATGAAGTTCGCCTTTTCGGGATATAGCTCTCTCAATCCTGGGACTGGATAAGGCTGTTCGCCATCGTGAAAGTAGCCAATCATTTCGAAATTGATCAAGCCGATTAGGTCGGACTTAATTTCGCTGACCGACCTGGCATGTATGTAGGAGCCCATCTGGTTGGTAGAGTAAAACGGCGGTTCTTCCAAGCAGAAGGCAACAAAGTCAATCCGGTAGTCAATATCCGGCTGGGCTTCAGCCACCATCCGGGCTGATTCGAGTAATCCGGCGACGGCACTTGCGTTATCGTCTGCCCCCGGTTGATCACCACAGACATCATAATGGGCACCTGTGATCATTCGCCTCTGCTTCTCTGGCCTGTAGGAAGCGATGATGTTCTTGTACTCAATTCCGTTCACCAAAAACGGCTGTTCGACCGTCTCCAGGCCGTAGGCACCAAACT
Protein-coding regions in this window:
- a CDS encoding pilus assembly protein, giving the protein MFHSNAFASRRGAAVVEMACVLPVFVLIVMGSIEVGRGVMVRHVLEEAARAGCRVAIMEGATPGDVTSIVQKAMTKANLSDYSVELNPPDLSSLGPFEPVTVQVSIPYSKASWFQPRFMAQASLSGICVLPAEVEGDKLPDPVSGKKNKKNKKNKK
- a CDS encoding DUF1501 domain-containing protein, which produces MLQDDQVRRREWLQRQGAGLGSLALSTLLSKEVQATGSLSGKTQHHPARATSVIWLFMNGGPSGIDLLDHKPALERYAGQPFPGELKTLFPYPGPIMPSPFKFRRYGECGAAVSQVLPHLAHQVDKLTFLQACVSEEQNHVPACYMMNTGSRQMGSPALGSWASYGLGRESNDLPDFVVMYDHRSSPEGGASLWGSGFLPGQYQGVTLRPKKSPILYIDRPGDLSQSTQHAQQRLLKSLNRQHAQQHPFSSELEARIRSFETAYQMQASVPNLVDLSSETQATYELYGLNDPTTRHFGSQCLLARRMVEQNVPFIQIYHGGYENNWDQHGGLAEGHAKNCMETDRPMAGLLLDLEQRGLLDSTLVIWGGEFGRGPTAQDRDGRDHNPYGFTMWLAGGGVKRGFTLGATDEFGYLPVEHPVSMHDLHATVLHLMGLDESRLTFRSAGRDQSATNGLGHVLHPILA
- a CDS encoding IS630 family transposase, giving the protein MTAAEQQRPDVAEKRLRWRRSVPHLDARRFVFLDETWAKTNMSRLRGRALPGKRIIEMIPHGHWKTTTVLMGLRSEGIVSPLVIDGPVNGSVFLAWIKQQFCKELRYKDIVVMDNLSAHKVAGVVEAIESVGAEVRYLPPYSPDLNPIENLYSKLKWLIRSEATRTVQALWNAVGKLVDRFHPKECLNYIIHAGYRLKNTAATTT
- a CDS encoding family 78 glycoside hydrolase catalytic domain — protein: MSVIVAAVLAWPIMLTQARSDEPPPLIVAEQSCEYAVNPIGIDTPQPRFGWVLQSNRRGTIQQAYRILVAHSPHELASDRGSLWDSGRVISGDSVNIRYQGPELFSRQQCWWKVRVWDDQGHAGPWSESATFEMGLLQATDWHGQWIGLGGENTSAASPLLRRKFLVGGPVKRARLYAAGIGWSEYYLNGQRIGNNVLDPGATDFDKRILYVSHDVTQQIQPGHNIIGVMIGNGWYSEPPGPNYGDSPRLLLELVVELADGTMQRVVSDDDWMSSTGPILQNDFFHGEIYDARLEKTGWLSVDYDDSAWIAAEERAPPGGRLESQMLEPIQVTRVLQPVKLTNPKPGVYVYDFGQLFGGWARLRVKGPAGTRIALRYAERLFPEGDLTALQESIQRDADAKYATRVTPESGLVDKRHHRGMDGATDYYILKGDLAGECYEPRFTLHPVRYVQIEGFPGELTLENLEGCVVHNAIDMSGDFRCSNPLLNQIHRNCLWTYTNGMYSITLDCLYREHWGWLEPASTPSMLFARRHTPRYWEKFLRDVQCAQHADGVIPDVIPAYPLKGRKTGDPAWAGNYPLVVWYVYQTYGDPGLLAEHYPNMKRWLGYLSSIANGHHRIETGGYYGDHMLPGDAPGKEQFISPETPPALLWTGFYYNNAWILSQAASILAMEDDAAKFGRLADSIRSALNEKWFDEAAGRYALGTQTANIFPLALGVVPAANRHRVLEHLIDDIENKRNGHFHAGNVGITCLVDSLSRLGASELLYRVVNSTDYPGWGYMVRQGATTIWESWGDAQEGFVGYNTSEASMEMFGSINEFFYNDLAGIQGPDYYGNRSMPMWYREIEFRPQVVGDLTGAAAQVRSVLGLVGIQWQRAPDQLAVNVVIPVNARANVSIPKLTFRQLVVKEGDHEVWRGGKYLHGTLGVSGATEDADCINFQVGSGEYRFTILSAE
- a CDS encoding transposase; its protein translation is MRAYSMDLRIRVLKACDSGLGTTEVAELFDVSTAWIRRLKQRRRETGQIGAREQRHGPLPKLHGHEEELVRIVEEQPDRTAKEIAALLPLCISHQTVDRFVRRLNYRFKKRH
- a CDS encoding DUF1553 domain-containing protein, translating into MNSQRLHESSPIAQTAGLPSRAKSLLRWPGRHLALAALTMIIGGVIFYATMRVLVADVRHINQRLVQDQQILIEHRALEQLREETRLADQATLDVTAKWTKIIQDAEAQALSKATHEPAISYTNLTQLEPSTPAHQLHGPLRHHRLPEAAQDDWCRNALDTYVLDQLQKQGMAPPKPADSRTLVRRLWLSLTGLPPAWSDMEKWMQRAENDWEQLVDELLERPEFGEHLSTPWLDVVRYADSNGYEEDELRPHAFPYRDFVIWALQADFPYDEFVRWQIAGDEICPDNPLATAATGFLTASPLNTFIPQLSERYDELDNIISTIGQSMLGTTIACARCHDHFYDPILSQEYYGLAAIFQSTKRTETYLQPDRGAEYWQQAGWSHQYRDEMTAMLLQRVRDDRIEDNNDFTSDEKDLLRQPIDPENARQVELLSRCGRCLLVDETFLKDGLKPLPQHKPRYDFLQQELDRKRSMLPPEPPKALAITGSQVQQVPVLTGGSINLLGESVGPRFIDCLTQVKVNWADGGWTLWDTAAEPRPRTALARWMTDIRFGAGALLARVAVNRIWQHHFGVGLVRTPADFGAEGAPPSSAALLDWLAEQLVVSGWRQKHVHRLIVNSSTWRQALVSSDSPYYSEQFDSLLRRVPQRLSGEMFRDAILDLAGRLNRRRYGPAFQPAIPYEAIMYREEEDIDATWPTQVLERPDVWRRSVYILRRRSNPVPMLQLFDTPERSQPCAHRQATTVPTQALLLWNDPWIRDQAQHIAAQIESSGSATSLEPRSDPISQLFRLVYQRMPRPDELRQAHEFLETGALQDLVHVLLMSNEFWYFD